Below is a genomic region from Henckelia pumila isolate YLH828 chromosome 3, ASM3356847v2, whole genome shotgun sequence.
TTGTGCAGTAAAGACACTCTCGTTTTCTTTTCGGGATACATATAGGGAATCATTCCATATTTCTTGGTTTGTTGAACCTTCATGATAAAAGCCTTCATAACAAAAGCATTTCATCTGATAGTACATGCTTACACACTTCTGTCTATTACATGTGAAGAACTTGATGGGGGGAGTATCATCAATCTGGACTTTTAATCTCCTACGTTCAAATCCGGATGCATTTCTTGGTTCCAGCAGCATCTTTTTACCCTCCACTGTCCCAAAATGACTGCTGTCCAAATTAAATAAACCCGAATACAAAGAGTTGAAACATCCCAAAATTGGTGTGTTTCCATAGTGCTTGATGAAGAGTCGCGCTATTGTTCCCAAGGGCAATGTTAGGAAACTCAACACAACATCCGCAAAATCGCTGTCTATTTCAGCGTATAAAACTTTGTTTTTTCCTTTGATCATCACCACTTTCAAAGAGATAGCTTGCTTTGCTGCAGCCATGGCTGTAGTTGAAATCAACGATAATATAGTGTGATGATTTTTGTTGGTTTTGTATTATTGTGGAATATAACTGGTAAATGAATCATTTCTAAGTTGAAGAAATGAAGCAATCCAAACTAAGTCAATGACAATAGCAACAATGATATTTTTATTGGATTTATAGAACTGTAAAATAATATTGAAGTTGTAAGTAGATGaatcgttatttaattgttaGGAGTAAGTCAATGATAATAACCATACATGATAATTCTCATTGTTTTATATAACTGAAATAATATAATcgaatcattattattttaattactacAAGTCTGCCAACATAGATTCAATCTCATTGTCCATGTGCTAGTATAGACTAAACACTTTCTCAAAACCAACCATACAGCATATCAAAGAAATGGTCCAATCATACAGCATATCAAAGAAATGGTCCAATGACATACCAAGATTTTAATACTTTAATTtcagccttcaagaatttgtTAATCTTGAACTAAATTAACTTGGACAAGTGGTATTGGGTTCGAACCCCACGTGTTTGGTTTTAGTTAAGAAAAATTATCACCCTACTCgtgttaaaaaatatataattaagcgGAGAAAGTGTAACGTAGTCAGAAAAAAAGTCCTCTTTCCACCTTATTGGATGGAGGATCTGCAGGATAAGAAAGGTCCAATTAAAGTAGGCTAAAGAATGACAGAATTTAGGGGAAAACACCTGTTTAGTCCtatatgtttgatttttttttttatgatttaatcttgaatattttggtattttcaATTTATTCGTAAACGTTTCAAAAATTTACTTGAGTTGATCCTTTAAAAGTTTAATGGTTAAAATTAATTGTACACTTTTGAGATTTCATTAAGAAAGAGACGTCATAGGCTTCTACCCTAAATGACACCAAACTCtctcaaagaaaagaaaattgagGGCGACAAACATGTAGGGTTGTGTTTACATTTTCATACCTAAAAATGGCAAGTGGTGGATTTAAATAACTAATCAATTAACTATAACAGTAACGTTATTGTATTTTCATATACGAGGGGCATAAACAACAAATGTAGTGGTGTCTATGTGCAGTCACAAGATGTGCATATCCcattttaaattgaaaataaaaaatgacaaagcaCCTCACAATGCTCACacgttaaaaaataataaaatgtcaccttattttatataattgtttaagttttatcaaaggattttataatatatatattggtGGGATGAAAGCtcaatatgttaattaataaaataagccTAAAATTGTAAGCCCAAGACACAAGGTCTCAAGCCCGCGAAACACTCCTAAaaaatctataaatagatgtgccTTTTTTATATCCAAGGTACATTCTCATTTTTGCTCTCTAACATGAGCTCTCTTATATCTTTGGAGATTATTATTGTGTTCTttgctgacttgagcgtcggagtgtttGGCGCCTCTGACGAGTGTTCGTAACACAGGTGACGATCCATACAGTCACAACTTATGGGTCCATGCTTATGAAGTTCGGACTTACGAAACTTCAGCTTATGCACCTTAAGCCTACTAGGTTTAGCTTACGGACCCTACGTACGAGATTCCGCTTACAAACTAGTTGGATTTCATACTCTGATTTACGTAGTCCGAGTACTTGTATTTTTTGGCTACATTAGCTAGGCGCCGTCTTTGGGAACCAGTTTACCTCGTCACTAAGAATGCATAACCAACCTCACACGTCTCAAGATACTTATAGCAATGGACTACCACCTCCCGTGACCCAACCAACAATGCAGATTACCCAAGTGGAATTGAGAACCATGTTAAAGGAGACCGCCGCCCGCACTGCGGGTGATGCCTTGGCATGGTTCTTCGAGACCAAACAAAATGACAAGGCCAAGAAAATGGCCGACGACAATGATTCATCCACCGCTACCCCAAAAAGGACACACGAAAAAAAACAACACATGAAACAAAAACTCCACCACCTAATTCCAAGAAGAAGACAACCCATAGAGAAGATGAGACCCAAAGTCATGCACAGAGCACCCCACTGTGAGTCATAAAGCCTACACAACATGTTCTTGGACATGACTCGCACACAATGAATGAAGAGGAAAAGTCTTTAGCAATCCTACCTTCTCGATGCAGCCCATTTACTATGGCTATCCTAGCCGAGTCATTGCCCAGAATATGAAGGAACATGTGTTCCTGTAGATTTTATGCAAAAGCGGATTTATATGGCATAAGCGACACCGCTTACTGCAAGATATTTTGAACCACTCTGTCAGGGCGTGCACTGGCTTGGTTTAACAAACTACCTTCCGAAACCATTGAAAACTTGGAACAATTAACTCAACGTTTTCTCCATCAGCTTTTGATCAACAAAAAATATCCAAAAACCGAGGCATACCAGTTTAACATCATTAAAAAAGAAGGGTAAGGATTGAGGGAATATGTGCAATGGTTTACGAAGCCATCCACGAAGTTCGTCATGTTAACCATGACTTGCTAGGAGGGATAATGCATCAAAACCTCCGACAAAGAAAGTTCAAAGAGTCGATAGCAGGGAAACCCCCAAACACCCTAGAAAAATTACTAGAAAGGGCAGAAAAATATATCCGCATAGAAAAGTTTATCAAGCCTCGATACCTGGGAAATTGAATAAGGGAAGAAAAGAAATCGGAATGTAAAAAGAAAGATGATAGGTGAATGCCTCAAGACCCCGACTCCATTTTACCACCTGAATGCATGTCTGATAGACATAATGATAGTGGCTGAACAAAAGGGATTATTGCAGCCCCCACTACCAATGAAGGAGAACCCTAAACGACAACGATCGAAGAAATATTGTTGTTTCCATAAGGATAAAGGA
It encodes:
- the LOC140889535 gene encoding uncharacterized protein: MAAAKQAISLKVVMIKGKNKVLYAEIDSDFADVVLSFLTLPLGTIARLFIKHYGNTPILGCFNSLYSGLFNLDSSHFGTVEGKKMLLEPRNASGFERRRLKVQIDDTPPIKFFTCNRQKCVSMYYQMKCFCYEGFYHEGSTNQEIWNDSLYVSRKENESVFTAQTTFILTDDLEILINSPASIFQVLRRNLIEDTNVLEEKTLIFGLKEVNLCYIDSQMFN